In Methanobrevibacter thaueri, the genomic stretch TCTAATTAAAATTCTATATATCAAATAAGGAGATTAATTATGGTAGTTAAAATTGCTATTATTAAAAGTGGTAATATTGGTACTTCACCAGTAATTGACCTATTGTTAGACGAAAGAGCAGACAGACCAAATATCGATGTAAGAACATTTGGATCTGGAGCAAAAATGAACCCAGAACAAGTAGAAGACGTTGTACCTAAAATAGACGCTTTCGAACCTGACTTCGCAATCTTCATTAGCCCAAACCCAGGAGCACCTGGACCAGCTAAAGCAAGAGAATTATTATCTGAAAAAGATGTTCCTGCTATTATCATTGGTGACGCACCTGGTAAAGGTAAGAAAGATGAAATGGACGAACAAGGTCTCGGTTACATCATCGTTATGTCCGACCCAATGATCGGTGCAAAAAGAGAATGGTTAGACCCAACTGAAATGGCTATCTTCAACTCCGACATCTTAAAAGTATTAGCTGAAACCGGAGCATTAAGATTAGTCCAAAAAACCATTGACGCTGTAATCGCTCAAGCTGACGCAGGTGAAGCAATCGAATTACCTAAACTCATAATCACTGCTGAAAAAGCTGCAGAAGCTGGTGGATTCGCAAACCCATACGCAAAAGCAAAAGCTATTGCTGCATACGAAATGGCTGGATCCGTTGCAAACTTAGACATGAAAGGTTGTTTCATGACCAAAGGTTTCGAAAACTTCATCCCATTAGTAGCTGCTGCTCACGAAATTGCTGCATGCGCTGCTAAATTAGCACAAGAAGCAAGAGAAATCGAAAAAGCTAATGATACTGTTTTAAGAACCCC encodes the following:
- a CDS encoding F420-dependent methylenetetrahydromethanopterin dehydrogenase; translated protein: MVVKIAIIKSGNIGTSPVIDLLLDERADRPNIDVRTFGSGAKMNPEQVEDVVPKIDAFEPDFAIFISPNPGAPGPAKARELLSEKDVPAIIIGDAPGKGKKDEMDEQGLGYIIVMSDPMIGAKREWLDPTEMAIFNSDILKVLAETGALRLVQKTIDAVIAQADAGEAIELPKLIITAEKAAEAGGFANPYAKAKAIAAYEMAGSVANLDMKGCFMTKGFENFIPLVAAAHEIAACAAKLAQEAREIEKANDTVLRTPHMKEGNPGCKTDLISKPQ